In the Carboxydothermus hydrogenoformans Z-2901 genome, TGTTTCCGATGAAGAAGTAGAAAAGGCAATCCAGGATTATAAAGAAGGGATGGAAAACTTAAAAAAGACCAATCCGGCAGAGTATAGCGAGTTTCTAAGTTACCTTGAAGGGTTAAATATGACCGAAGAACAATACTGGAAAAGTAAAGAAATTTTTGAAATTTACCGTAAGGCTCTTGTAACAGGGAAGGTTCGGAAAGCGATTTTAAAAGAGTTAAGCGAAAAATATAACCTTACTGGAAATGAGCTTCAGAAAAAGTATCGGGATTATATCGAAGAAGAAAAGGCAAAACTTAAAGTTAAAATTTTAAAACCAGAACTTATCGGAATAAAAAACAGTACAGATTCCTAAGAGCCGCAGCCTACCTTGGGATATATTAACAGTAAGTTTTAACCAAAGGGGTGTGGCTTTTTATGTTAAGTAAATTTGGGGACGGTGATTTTACAGTTGGGAAGAAAAATATCTTTAATTATTTTTATTTGGTTTTTTTTAAATTTATTTTTATTTAACAATGAAATAAGTACAATAGCAGGTAATTTGTTTCAAACTCCTGCAGATAAAAATAAGGAAATGAAGGAGCTGGGGATTTTTCTTGGTAACGATGTGAAAATAGATAACGAGGAGTTAAGAAATATAGATTTTAGGAAATTGAAAAATAAGGTTAATGAATTTTTAGGAGAAAAAGATTTTAAAATTACCTTAACTAATATTGAAATGGAGGGAAACCAAAGAAATATTGAAGTTAAAGTAAAATTAAGTGACGGTACAAGGTATATAACGCTCGTTCCAGAGCTCAATTATGAAGTAGTGAGATTTACTGATGAAAATGCCATAAGTTCTAATTTAAGCCTACCGGTAATAGCTCATGAAATAGCCAAAGAGACTGCCTTTAATTTTGTCATAAAGCATTTTAAGCCGTTTAATTCATATAACATGATTTTGGACGAAGACAAGTATTTTAATCGAGGGTCTCTGCGAGAATATAGATTTGTATGGAATGCGGTAGATGACGAAATAAAACTTCCCATATTTGTTGCCGCAGCGGTTGATGCCATAAGCGGTAAAATAATTAGTTACACCTGTGGTTATACTGGTGAAAAGTTTAAAAAGTTAACGCCGAGAATATCAACAAAAGAAGCGTTAGAAATACTTGAGAAAAAATACCCCGGTAACGAAATTAAAGATTACAACATTACATTAATGATTGGGATTAATCATAAGAGCAAAGTTCAGGAAAATATTTTAAAATATTCGATTGAATATAAATTTAACGTTCCCCAGGATAAATGCTTTGATGAAAAAGGCAAATGGATTCATCACGGTGGAAGGATAGAAATAAATGCGGAATCGGGGGAAATTATCACTGAAGGGATTTATTAAAATCTAAGATTTTGGGGAGGATGGTTTTAATGAGTATTGGAGATGATGGTTTGGGCGTGGCTGTGAAGGAAAGGAAGATATTTTCATGAAAAAGAAAAAATATTTTTAATTTTATTTTGGGTATTATTCTTTTGCTTTCACTGCCTGTAGTACCAATTATGATGAAAATACATTAAAAAGTATTTTAATAAAAGAAATAAAAGAAAATATTCTGCCAGCCGAAAATATCAAGGTAGTTTTATTAAAAAAATTTAATAAAAATGAGTATGTTGCTATTTGTAATTATGACATTGTAAATATAAATTATGAAGATCTCGTGCAAATAAATATTAAATACGGTAAAGTTAACGTATATGGCTTAGGCGGAGGTATTGGAAAAACCAGTCCCGATCAAAAGATGACCATTTCCAGTACTTCGTATGATTCGGAAAAGTTCAAATTTTTAATGGTTTACGGAACAGTATTTGATAAACGTATTGCCAAAGTTAAGGTAGTTTATGTTGATGGTAAAGAGGAAGTAAGCGATGTAAGTTACGAAAGCGATCTTGGCGGATATCTCTTCTACCGGGAGAATTATGTAAAAGGCTTTAAAAGAGTAGAAGCCTATGATAAAAATGGCAATTTGATAGAAAGATCCGATCAGTTGGGAGGCTAATTTACCTCTTGGCTCAGCCCTTTTGCAGTATCCGGCGGTAATTAATATTAGCGGTATTGCTGCTGGTTTTCTATTACTTGGATTAATCTTTAAATCCCAAAAACATTTTTCCGGCTAATTTTTTGGACTAAGAGAGTACCTATCCAGGCAAAGGTTTGATAGCCCACAATTAGACTTAGTAATAAAACGCCCGGTAAGGACATTATTAAGCGTTCTACCGTAAACGAAAGGATTACCGGATTGACGATTATAGATTTTTCAAAGGACAAGGAAATTGTGAAGAAGCTTTTGCCACAGTTTGAGTTTATTTTCCAGCAAAGTATGAATTAACATTTAATTATGAGGGATTTTAAAATCCTGCTAAGTGGCAGGATTTTTTTATGTACTGCAATTGATCGAGCATGCAAAGCAATACTATTTCAGCCCGCATAATATGACCGTGCCTTGAGGTACGCCGCTATCTAAAGCGGTGTCATGCGGTTAAAGCGATAGGATTTTTTCTTTTTTACCCCCTTTTCCCGTCACCCTTTCCCAATTCCCGCATATCATATAGGGAAGAGTGTGCGGGAGGGATGGTATGGGTGTTTTAGGTGCACTTATTACCCTGGTAGTGGAAGGCCTTTTATTTCTACTTGGGTATTTGGCTGGCAGTGCTTTTCCCCAGCCGTTATCGGAAGAAGAGGAGGCTTACTACATTGATAGGCTTTTACAGGGTGACCGGGAGGCCCGGGATGTGCTGGCGGAGCGGAATTTACGGCTGGTTGCCCATATTGTAAAAAAATTTGAAGGTACCGGAGAGGCAACGGAAGATTTAATTTCCATTGGTACCATTGGGCTTATTAAAGCTATCGATACCTTTCGCCCCGATAAAGGAACTAAGCTTGCTACCTATGCGGCAAAATGCGTGGAAAATGAAATTTTAATGCATCTTCGTGCCACCAAGAAAAACCGGGGTGAGGTTTCCCTTTATGATCCCATCGGTTTTGATAAAGAGGGAAATGAAATTACCCTTTTAGATATTCTCGGCACCCGGGGAGATATCGTTTTAGAGCAGGTGGTGCGGATGCTCGATGCCGAGACTATCGAGAAAAATTTAAAGAAACTAACTCCCCGGGAACGAAAGGTAATTGAAGAAAGGTTTGGACTTTCCCAAACCCCCAGGAAAACCCAGCGGGAAATTGCCAAAAAAATGGGGATTTCCCGGTCGTATGTATCAAGGATTGAAAAAAGAGCCATCTTAAAGCTTTTAAACTGTTTTCCCGAAAATAAGGTAAAATTTTAAGCCGCCTTAAATTTTAGGCGGCTTTTTGAAGTATTAGTCAGTTAGGTGGTAAGGAACACTGGTTACTAAAACATTTTTTCTAAAAAGCAGTAAAGTCTTTAGCTTAAAACCGGTTTGGTTATGAAGAAGAAAATGCCACCATTTATGAGGGACAAATTCGGGAATAACCACCATAATAAAACGGCCTTTTTCTACAGCTCTGTGCTCCATATGGTTGATAAATCTTAAAAGTGGGCCGTAAACATCCCGGTAAGCAGAAGTAATGACCAGTAGTTTTGCCGGGACTTTAAATTTTTCCCACTTTTCTTCAATTTTTGCTTTGCTTTCCTCATTAAAAGCAATGTTGATAGCTATTACATCCTCCGAGATAGAGCGGGCGTACTTAATAGCGTTTAAAACTACTTTATTAAAACTTGCTACAGGAATAATTACTAAGGGTGATTGGTTTTCAGTTTTCCAGATATCTTCAGGTATCGAAACTACTCTTAATTGTTCGGCTATAGCTAAATAGTGACGTTTAATTTTGGAAAAGAGAAGAATCATTAGCGGGATTAAAATAACAACAATCCAAGCGCCACCCAAAAATTTAGTGGTAGCAATTATTATTGAGGCAATACCGGTGGCAATAGCTCCGAGACTGTTGATTAAAATATTAACTTTCCAACCGCTTTCTTTTGTTTTATACCAGTGCTTAATCAAGCCTGCCTGCATTAAGGTAAAGGAAACAAAAACCCCTACAGCGTACAGAGGGATTAAAGCGTGAGTATCGCCTTTAAAAATAATTATTAACAGAGAAGAAATTACTCCTAAGATTACAATACCATGACTGAAAACTAAACGGGTCCCGAGGACCGAAAGGATTCTTGGGAGATAACCATCTCTGGCCATTAAACAGGAAAGACGAGGAAAACCGTTAAAACTGGAGTTTGCTGCCAAAAACAAAATTATAGCTGTGCTGGCTTGTACCAGGTAATAAAAAAGGGTTTTCCCAAAAATTATCCGGGCGATTTGCGAAACAACTGTTTCGCCAACTTTAGGGACAACATTTAAGTTATAGGCGAGGTAGGTTATTCCAAAGAATAATGTTCCCAATAAAAGGGCCATCCAAACCATCGTGATGCGGGCGTTTTTGTCTTCAGGCGGGAAAAAAGCCGGAACGCCGTTAGAAATTGTTTCAACTCCGGTAAGAGCGGTACAACCGGAAGAAAAGGCTTTTAACAATAAAAAAAGAGTTAAGGGGGCAAAACTTTCTGCCGTTGTAGTAACTGGTAATGGAGTAAGTTGACCAGTAATAAGTTTATAAGTTCCCACTCCTATTAAAATAAGAAAAGTAAAAATAAAAGCATAAGTAGGAATAGCAAAAAAGGTACCGGATTCACGTATACCTCTAAGGTTCATAATAGTGATAAATAATACCGTTAACACGCCTAAAATCACCCGATAGGGATAAAGGGAAGGAAAAGCTGAGGTAATAGCAGCAATACCTGAACTTACACTAACTGCTACAGTTAAAATGTAATCAACTAACAGTGATGACCCGGCAATTAATCCCGGAACCTGACCTAAATTTTCTAAAGATACTACATAAGCTCCGCCACCATTGGGATAAGCTAAAATTCCCTGGCGGTAGGATAAGGTTAATATTCCTAAGAGAAATAAAATAGCAATTGAAATGGGGAGAGATAATTTTAATGCTACGGGACCGGCAGCTATTAAAACAAGTAAAATTTCTTCGGTCGCATAAGCAACCGATGATAAAGCATCAGAGGAAAAAATTGCTAAAGCTTTAATTTTGGTTAAACGTTCTTCAGCAATTTTTTCTGTCCTGAGTGGAGAGCCAATTAACAAGTCTTTTATGCGGTAATTCATAAAACCTTCCTCCTGAAAATCTTTTGTTTCGCTACAACAATTAATTAAACTACTTTCATGTTTAAAAATAAATCTTAGAAATTAAGCAAAATGAACGAAAGATTTTTAAATAACCATCATTTTATTAATGATTAAATTAAGGCCTTTTAAACATTGTTATTTTATGAAATTGCGTGATTTTTAAACCACCGCCTTTTTTTAACGACCTGGTTTAGCCATATTTATGTATTTACAAAAAAACGTTTTTTCGATATTCTTAAATCAGAATATCGGAGGTGGAAACTTGCGTTTAAGAAGCAAATTATGGATTGTAACCGATGAGGGAGAAAAATTGTTTGGTGATGGACCGTATCGCCTGTTATTAGGAGTGCAAAAGACTGGTTCTTTAAAGCGGGCTGCCGAAGAACAAAAGATGGCTTACAGTAAAGCGTATATGATGATAAAAGCCTTGGAACAAAGGCTTGGAATAAAACTTTTAAACTTTTACAAAGGCGGAAAAGGGGGCGGAAGGGCTGAATTAACCGGGGACGGACTTAAGCTTTTAGAAAAATATGGGGAATTTCGCAACCGTGCCCAGGATTATCTGGATGAATTGTTTGCGGCTTATTTTAAGGAGGAGTAAGGTAATGCAGTCAATAATTAACTTATTTCTGGCTTTTTTAAAAGTAGGGGCGTTCTCCTTTGGGGGAGCGTACTCTTTAATTCCCATAATTGAAAGGGAAGTGGTGGAACATTACCGGTGGCTGACCAAAGACGAATTTATGGAAGTACTGGGAATAACCCAGGCTATTCCGGGAGCAATTTCCGCCAAATTTGCTACCTATACCGGTTACAAAGTTGCAGGTATAATAGGAGTGGTTGTTGCCAATATTGGTAATATTCTACCACCGGTTTTATTAATGCTTAGCTTAATCGGGATACTCTTTAAAATTGGCCATCATCCGCTAACTAAAAATTTTATAAAGGGAGTAAAATACGGTACCTTTGCGATGGTACTGGGCTTTGGGGTGTCAATGCTTTTAAAGACAAGTTTTGCAGTAAAAGGATATATAATTGCTGCGCTGGTTTTTACCGCGGTAGCTTTTTTTAATTTTGATCCCGCTTTAACCATTGTTGGAGCAGGAATTTTAGGTATAATCTTATTTAAATAGAGGTGGAAATAATGAAAAAAGTTCCGGTGCAGGAAGCGATAGGGATGGTATTATGCCACGATATAACCAAAATCGTCCCGGGAGAATTTAAAGGTCCTGCCTTTAAAAAAGGCCATATTATCCGGGAAGAAGACATTCCCGAACTTTTAAAGTTGGGAAAAGATCACATTTACGTCTGGGAAGTAAAAGAGGGAATTCTCCACGAAAACGAGGCAGCCCAGAGAATTGCCCGGGCAGTTGGTGGAGACCGGTTTATTTTTACCGAACCAAAAGAAGGAAAAGTTAATCTTTTAGTAAAGGAACGGGGACTTTTCAAAGTCGATCGCGAGGCTTTATTTGAGATAAATATGTTGGGAGAACTTATGGTTTCTACCCTTCACACCAACCGGGTGGTAGGGCCCGGTCAGTATGTGGCCGGCACCCGGATTATTCCCCTGGTGATTGAAGAGGAAAAGATAAAAAAAGTAGAAGAGATTTGTCGGGATAAAAAGGTTTTAGAGGTAAAACCCTTAGCCCAACCAAAGGTAGGGGTTGTTAATACCGGTAACGAAATTTTTTATGGCCGGATTGAAGACAAGTTTACACCGGTGTTGGCGGAAAAGTTAAAAGCTTTTGGGTTAACAATAGACATGCATCTTAAAGCGCCCGATGATGTCGAGAAAATCGCCGAAGCCATTTTAAAACTAAAAGAAGCGGGTATGGAGCTAATTTTAGCTACCGGTGGAATGTCGGTAGACCCCGATGACCTGACGCCGGGAGGAATTAAGAGAGCCGGTGGCGAAGTAGTAGTATATGGGTCGCCGGTGCTTCCCGGTGCTATGTTCCTGTATGCTCTTTTGGATGGAGTACCGGTTTTAGGACTTCCCGGTTGTGTCATGTACAGTAAAACCACCATTTTTGATTTGGTTCTTCCGCGGATCTTAGCCGGGGAAGTATTAACCAGAAAAGATATTGCAGCTTTAGGGCACGGAGGCCTTTGCCTTGAGTGTCCGGTTTGCACCTACCCCCATTGTCCCTTTGGAAAATAAAGGAGGCAATATGTTAAACTATTTTTGGCCGGATTTATATTTAGAAAAGGTTACTGTACTGGATGAAGAGCTCTTAAAAAAATATAATTTAAAAGGAATAATTCTTGACCTTGATAACACCATTTCCCCCTGGGGGGAGAAAACCATTCCCCGGGATGTGGTTAAATGGGTAAAAAAATTGCAAGAGTTTGGGATAAAGTTTTGCCTGGTTTCCAACAACAGCAACGAGCGGGTGCGAGAAGTGGCTGTTTTTCTGGGTATCCCTTATGTAGCCCGGGCCATTAAACCCCGGAGGCGGGCGTTTTTGCAGGGAGTGGAGCTTATGGGGCTTAAGCCGTCGGAAGTGGCGGTGATAGGAGATCAGCTTTTAACCGACATAATTGGAGCCAAAAGAGCGGGGTTAATGGCGATCCTGGTAACACCTATGGCTTCCCGGGAGTTTATCGGAACGAAAATTAACAGGTTTATCGAAAGTTACCTTTTAAAGCGACTTTTACAAAAGGGTCTGAAAATATACGGACCTCAGGGGGGATTAAATGGCCATGCGGATAAACGGTGAAACCAAACTAACGGGGATAATCGGTTATCCTTTAAAACATACCCTTTCCCCTCAGATGCATAATGAAGCTTTTAAAGCCCTAAATTTAAATTTCCTGTACCTGCCCCTGGAAGTTGCTGAAGAAAGCTTGCCCCAGGCCATCTATGGCCTAAAAGCTTTTAACTTTCGGGGGATTAACGTAACCATTCCTTATAAAGAAAAGGTTTTTCCTTTTTTAGATGAAGTAGCAACGGAAGCAAAAACCATTGGTGCGGTAAATACCATCGTCCATGACCGGGGTAGGCTTATTGGTTACAATACCGATGCCCCCGGCTTTTTATTAAGTTTAAAAGAAAACGACGTTGAAGTTACCGGGAAAAAAGTTTTGCTCTTAGGAGCGGGGGGAGCGGCACGGGCGGTAGCGTATGCGCTTTTAACCGCCGGAGCTGAACTTATCATTGCTAACCGCACCATCGATAAGGCAAAGGAATTAGCTAAAGACTTCCAGGGAGTCGGGAAAATATCCGAAATTCTTGAACTTGGCGATAAACCCATTTCCCTTGCGCCTTATCATATGGCGGTTAATACTTTACCCCTGGGAATGCATCCTTATGAAAACCAGATGCCGGCGGTGGATTTTACCGGCGTTACTTCCGATTTTGTGGCTTACGACCTTATTTATAACCCTGCCGAAACTAAATTCCTGAAAGCTTCTAAAGAAAAAGGTGCCAGGACAATAAACGGTCTTTCCATGCTGCTCTGGCAGGGTGTTCTGGCTTTTGAAAAATGGACCGGGGTTAGCCCGCCGGTTAAGGTGATGAAAAAAGCTATCGGCCTTTCTTGTTAAAGAGCCGGGAATCAAGTAAAATAGAGGTAAATTTTACTGATGGGGGTTGTGCGATGTTTCGGTATTTAACTTCGGGGGAATCCCACGGTGAAGGATTATATGTGATTTTGGAAGGAGTGCCGGCAGGACTTAAGGTTGACCTTGATTACATAAACCACGAACTTTCCCGCCGGCAACTGGGCTATGGCCGGGGGGAGCGGATGAAAATAGAAAAGGATGAAGCGCAAATTTTAACAGGCGTCCGGGGAGGCTTTGCTACCGGAGCACCTATTACCATAAAGGTTAAAAACCGGGATTATGAAAACTGGGAGAAGTTTATGCGGACCACCGGAGAAATCGAACCGGGAAGGGAGGTTACCGTGCCTCGCCCTGGTCATGCCGATTTAGCCGGGGGGTTAAAGTACGGGCATAAAGATTTAAGGAACGTTTTGGAAAGGGCTTCGGCCCGGGAGACGGCGGTCCGGGTAGCTGCGGGAGCAGTTGCCAAACTTTTTTTGGCGGAGTTCGGCGTTCGGATTTACAGTCACGTATTGAGAATAGGTTCGGTGGAAGTGGAATATCCCGGGGGTCTTCCTGAAGAAGAGCTAAAAAAAGCCGATGAACACCCCCTGCGTTGTCTTGACGCCCAGGTTGAGGGACGGATGCTCAAATGGGTGGATCGGGCCCGGGAAAACGGGGATACTTTGGGTGGCATTTTTGAGGTGGTGGTGTTTGGGCTACCCCCGGGCCTGGGAAGCTACGTTCACTGGGACAGAAAATTAGATGGCCGTCTGGCCGGAGCATTAATGGCCATTCCTTCGGCCAAAGGGGTCGAGATTGGCGATGGTATTGCTCTTGCCAATATTCCCGGACGGATGGCGGTGGATGAGATTTATTACGAAAATGGCCACTTTTACCGGAAAACCAATAAAGCCGGGGGGTTAGAAGGCGGAGTAACCAATGGCATGCCGTTAATAGCCAAAGTTTCCTTAAAACCCATTCCCACTCAGGTAAAGCCCTTAAAATCGGTGGACATCGTTACCAAGGAAACAAAGCCGGCTCAAGTGGAACGGTCGGACATAACAGCCGTTCCGGCGGCGGGAGTAGTAGGGGAAGCAGTTACTGCCCTGGTATTAATGGAAAGCTTTCTTGAAAAATTTGGCGGTGACCGAATCGAGGAAACAAAAAGAAACTATCAAAATTATCTTCAATCTATAGCCAATTATTAGAAGGAAAAGAGAATTTTATAGCGAAAAGTTATTATTATAGAAAGGTGAAAAAATGAACAAGCGCTTTATAGACTGTCTTGGGGAAATGTGCCCCATACCGGTGATAAAAGCCGAAGAAGAGTTTAAAAAGCTCAATCCCGGTGAAAGCTTTGTTTTAGAAACGGATCATAGCTGTGCTCCTCTATTTATAAAAAAACAGTTAAAAAAATATAAATGCAAAATTAAAGTAAAAGAAGTTGATTTTGGCATCTGGCAGGTTACGGTCGAAAAGTGTTAAGGAGGACTAAATCCTTTGCAGACCGAAAAGAGAGCTTATTATTTATCGGTAATACCGGGTTATTTATTATTGATAGGTCTGGGGATAGCGTTATCTATCATAAATCCTGCTATGCTTTTGTATTATTTTTTGGGTATGGGCATAGGTTTTGCCATGCAAAAAAGTCGGATTTGCGTGGCATCAGCCTTTAATGATTTATTTTTGTTTAAAAACCCTGTCGGTATGAAAAATCTTTTTTTCTTAATTTTATTTACCACTGTAGTATTTAGTAGCCTGCAGTTTTTTTTACCAACGCATTTCGGTAAGGGATCGATTTACTATACCGGACCCTTTAACCTGTTAGGCGGTATTTTATTTGGTTTTGGCATGGTCTGGGCTGGCGGTTGTGCCGGGAGTACCCTGGTAAGGATGGGGGAAGGCCAATTGGCGGCCTTTTTAACCTTTATTTTTATGTTTTTCGGTACCTTTTTGGGAACATATCTTTTTAACTTTATCTGGGAAATGGTAATTTCCTTTAAACCCGTTTATTTACCGGAAACTTTAGGATGGTTAAACGCTATTTTATTACAGTTGTTTTTAATAGTCTTAATAATCTTAGTGTTTTATTTTTGGGAAAAAAAACAGGAAGATTTGGCAGAAGTCGAGTTAGAATGGGAAGATACTCCCTTTTGGAAAAGACCCTGGCCTTATCTGGTAGGGGCTTTGTTTTTTGTGGTATTTAGTGGACTCATCTTTTATTTTTCGGAGAAAGTGTGGCGGGTTAATACCGTCTTTTCCTTCTGGGGTTTATGGCTCTTAAAAAGTCTCGGAATAAACATTGAAAACTGGAAGTTTCTTGCTTTATCAAGCCACCGGCAAATTTACGAAAATGGGTTTGGGGCACTTGTTTTTAACTTTGTTAATTTTGGTGTTATCGCCGGAGGCTTTTTAGCTTCTTCAATTTCTGGAGAATTTAGGATTCGCAAAATTCGAAAACCAATCCAGTTCTGGGGGAGCATTTTAGGTGGTTTTTTAATGGGTATAGGTGCCCGTTTATCCTTTGGTTGTTCCATCGGAGCTTTTATCGGAGGAATAGCTTCCTTTTCCCTGCACGGTTGGTTATTTTTTGCTGGCTTACTGGTAGGGGCTTTTTTGGGAACCAGGGGATTAAAATATTATTACCTTAAAGCAGGAAAAAATTAAGATAGCTCGAATATTTATAAGCGTTGCGGATAAAGTGGCTTTTGGAGGGATGGGGTAAGATGAAAATAAAAAAAGTAATTGCCCTTTTAGCGGTGATTGTGTTAACGTTAGCTTTTACTCAGGGTTGTGGTTTAAAGAGAGAAAGTAAGCTTGTAAAGATGTATAAGGAGCTTGATTTAAAAGATTTTAAAAGCCAGGAGTTAGTGGGGGATAAAAATAAATCGGAGAAGCTGGCACGGGAAGTTTATGTAGAACCCCAGCTATCCAGGGTTTTAAAGTATTTAGAATTCCTACGGAAAAATGACACGAAGTTTATTTTATATAAAGTTGATTATAAAAAAATTGAAATTAAAGAGCAAAAGGATGATATGGCAAAACTGTTAGTGGAAAGTGAAGTTACCGGCGATTTCTTCACCATAAAATATCCCGAGAAAAAGTTGGATTCTTTAGTGGCGAGACCTCTTAAATACGAAATTACTTTAAAAAAGGTCAACGATAAATGGTACATTTCCGATGCCAAACCTTTAAGTTAAGGGCTGAAAGCAAGCGCTTTCAGCCCTTTTTTAACAGAAACCTCGTTCTTTGGGAGAATTAATAAAAGCTAAAAACTTTTTCTCCAAAAGGGAACGTTTTTTATTTTTTAGCGTAATAGCTACAAAAGGATGAAGCAGGGATATGTCTTTAACTTTAATCGATTTTAGACTTCCGGTTCTAAGTTCTTTTTTTACCGCAAACCGTGGGAGCAGCGATACACCTTTTCCAGATTCCACCGCTACTTTAATAGCATCGATGCTGTTTACCTCCATTACGATGTTTAAATCGGAAATATTAAGTCCTTTTTCTGCCAGAGCTTTTTCGATAGTCTGCCTGATACCCGATCCTTTTTCGCGAATGATAAAGGGGAGAGTTCTTAGTTCGTCAAGGGTAAGAATTTCTTTGTTCTTATAAGAATTATTATTGGGGACTACTAAGACAAGCTCATCGTAAGTTAAATGAGAAGAGATAAATTCGTTACTTTCAATGTTACTTTCCACTAAACCTATATCAATTTGCCGGTCTAACAGGGCTTCGATAACTTTTTCGGTATTCATAATGGTTAGCTTAATACGGGCGGATTCGTACTTTTCCTGGAAGATGTAAATGCTACAGGGTAAGGCATAACCGCCTATGGTTGAGGCTGCTCCAATCGATAATTCTTCTTCTTCCAGGTTTTTTAAACGCTCGATTTCTTCATTTAAATTTTTTACCAGATTGCAGATTCGCTTGGCGTAGTAAAGCAGAGTTTCCCCCGCTTCGGTTAATTCAATCCCGCGGTTTGTTCGTTCCATCAGTTTAACCTGCAGCTGGTTTTCCAAGGCGGCAATTTGCGTGGAAAGGGCAGGTTGGGACAAATGCATTAACTTTGCAGCTTTGGAGATGCTGCCCTGCTCCACGATATTGCAAAAAGCTTCCAATTGGTTTAAATTCACCCGGATACACCCTCCCC is a window encoding:
- a CDS encoding YeeE/YedE family protein yields the protein MQTEKRAYYLSVIPGYLLLIGLGIALSIINPAMLLYYFLGMGIGFAMQKSRICVASAFNDLFLFKNPVGMKNLFFLILFTTVVFSSLQFFLPTHFGKGSIYYTGPFNLLGGILFGFGMVWAGGCAGSTLVRMGEGQLAAFLTFIFMFFGTFLGTYLFNFIWEMVISFKPVYLPETLGWLNAILLQLFLIVLIILVFYFWEKKQEDLAEVELEWEDTPFWKRPWPYLVGALFFVVFSGLIFYFSEKVWRVNTVFSFWGLWLLKSLGINIENWKFLALSSHRQIYENGFGALVFNFVNFGVIAGGFLASSISGEFRIRKIRKPIQFWGSILGGFLMGIGARLSFGCSIGAFIGGIASFSLHGWLFFAGLLVGAFLGTRGLKYYYLKAGKN
- the aroC gene encoding chorismate synthase is translated as MFRYLTSGESHGEGLYVILEGVPAGLKVDLDYINHELSRRQLGYGRGERMKIEKDEAQILTGVRGGFATGAPITIKVKNRDYENWEKFMRTTGEIEPGREVTVPRPGHADLAGGLKYGHKDLRNVLERASARETAVRVAAGAVAKLFLAEFGVRIYSHVLRIGSVEVEYPGGLPEEELKKADEHPLRCLDAQVEGRMLKWVDRARENGDTLGGIFEVVVFGLPPGLGSYVHWDRKLDGRLAGALMAIPSAKGVEIGDGIALANIPGRMAVDEIYYENGHFYRKTNKAGGLEGGVTNGMPLIAKVSLKPIPTQVKPLKSVDIVTKETKPAQVERSDITAVPAAGVVGEAVTALVLMESFLEKFGGDRIEETKRNYQNYLQSIANY
- a CDS encoding sulfurtransferase TusA family protein is translated as MNKRFIDCLGEMCPIPVIKAEEEFKKLNPGESFVLETDHSCAPLFIKKQLKKYKCKIKVKEVDFGIWQVTVEKC
- a CDS encoding selenium metabolism-associated LysR family transcriptional regulator: MNLNQLEAFCNIVEQGSISKAAKLMHLSQPALSTQIAALENQLQVKLMERTNRGIELTEAGETLLYYAKRICNLVKNLNEEIERLKNLEEEELSIGAASTIGGYALPCSIYIFQEKYESARIKLTIMNTEKVIEALLDRQIDIGLVESNIESNEFISSHLTYDELVLVVPNNNSYKNKEILTLDELRTLPFIIREKGSGIRQTIEKALAEKGLNISDLNIVMEVNSIDAIKVAVESGKGVSLLPRFAVKKELRTGSLKSIKVKDISLLHPFVAITLKNKKRSLLEKKFLAFINSPKERGFC